A single region of the Cucumis melo cultivar AY chromosome 3, USDA_Cmelo_AY_1.0, whole genome shotgun sequence genome encodes:
- the LOC103488149 gene encoding auxin-responsive protein IAA9-like translates to MSPPLLDVGEVEESRSNVTLLASSNSMESVSPNNLGFEERNYMGLSDSSSEDSCMTATKSDGNKPSLNLKATELRLGLPGSESPERDPDNCLRSSSQLDEKPLFPLHPSSDGHYSSPQKTVVSGNKRGFSDAMNEFSEEKYHANIGLKAGSLLENLGSQMGKVKEPTTQKAVQERPQENSESRPSHNETANNNTSAPVSKAQVVGWPPIRSFRKNTLATTSKNNDEVDGKAMAGALFIKVSMDGAPYLRKVDLRNYSAYQELSSALEKMFSCFTIGQYGAHGALGMEKMSESKLKDLLHGSEYVLTYEDKDGDWMLVGDVPWEMFIDSCKRLRIMKSSDAIGLAPRAVEKCRNRS, encoded by the exons ATGTCTCCACCATTACTTGATGTTGGGGAGGTGGAGGAAAGTCGCAGCAATGTCACTCTGTTGGCTTCCTCAAACTCGATGGAGAGTGTCAGTCCCAACAATTTGGGATTTGAAGAGCGTAATTACATGGGATTATCTGATTCTTCTTCAGAGGACAGCTGTATGACTGCCACAAAATCCGATGGGAACAAACCCTCGCTGAATCTTAAGGCTACAGAACTGAGGCTTGGTCTCCCTGGATCTGAATCCCCCGAGAGGGATCCGGATAATTGCTTGCGTAGCTCTTCTCAACTTGATGAAAAACCACTATTTCCTTTGCACCCATCAAGTGATGGTCATTACTCTTCCCCACAAAAGACTGTTGTCTCAGGCAACAAAAGGGGGTTTTCTGATGCTATGAACGAATTCTCAGAG GAAAAATATCACGCTAACATAGGTTTGAAAGCTGGTTCTTTGCTAGAGAACCTTGGAAGTCAAATGGGGAAAGTGAAAGAGCCAACTACACAAAAGGCTGTACAAGAGAGGCCTCAAGAAAATAGTGAATCTAGACCATCTCATAATGAAACTGCTAATAACAACACCAGCGCACCTGTTTCCAA GGCACAGGTTGTGGGTTGGCCGCCCATAAGATCTTTCAGGAAGAACACATTGGCTACAACTTCAAAGAACAACGATGAAGTTGATGGAAAGGCAATGGCTGGGGCACTCTTTATCAAAGTCAGCATGGATGGTGCTCCTTATCTTAGGAAGGTAGATCTGAGGAATTACTCTGCCTATCAGGAGCTGTCTTCTGCCCTTGAGAAGATGTTCAGCTGTTTCACTATAG GTCAATATGGAGCTCATGGAGCTCTGGGCATGGAGAAAATGAGTGAGAGCAAGCTGAAAGATCTTCTTCATGGCTCAGAATATGTTCTAACATATGAGGATAAAGATGGTGACTGGATGCTCGTTGGTGATGTCCCTTGGGA GATGTTCATCGACTCTTGTAAGAGGCTGAGGATTATGAAGAGCTCAGATGCAATTGGACTGG CTCCTAGGGCAGTGGAGAAGTGCCGAAACAGGAGCTAG